The Saccharomonospora glauca K62 genome has a segment encoding these proteins:
- a CDS encoding Mrp/NBP35 family ATP-binding protein: MTTTQETPGVEDVRAALNSVIDPEIRKPITELGMVKDISVGDDGVVTVAVYLTVAGCPLRDTITRDTKAAVTKLPGVRDVRVELDVMSDEQRTELRKKLRGDAKEPVIPFAQPGSLTRVYCVASGKGGVGKSSVTVNLAAAMARKGLSVGVVDADIYGHSIPRMLGASDKPTKVEKMIMPPQAHGVKVISIGMFTPGNTPVVWRGPMLHRALQQFLADVFWGDLDILLLDLPPGTGDIAISVAQLIPNAEILVVTTPQQAAAEVAERAGAIALQTRQRVAGVIENMSWFETPDGTRMEIFGSGGGKTVAESLSKSIGAEVPLLGQVPLDPKLREQGDAGTPLVLADPDAPASQVLAGAAEKLSVRARGLAGMMLNVTPAGR; this comes from the coding sequence GTGACCACCACGCAAGAGACTCCCGGTGTCGAGGACGTGCGCGCCGCGCTGAACTCGGTCATCGATCCGGAGATCCGTAAGCCGATCACCGAGTTGGGAATGGTGAAGGACATCTCCGTCGGCGACGACGGGGTCGTCACGGTCGCCGTCTACCTCACCGTGGCCGGCTGTCCGCTCAGGGACACCATCACGCGCGACACCAAGGCCGCCGTGACGAAACTCCCCGGTGTTCGGGACGTGCGCGTGGAACTCGACGTGATGAGCGACGAGCAGCGCACCGAGCTACGCAAGAAACTGCGTGGTGACGCCAAGGAGCCGGTGATCCCGTTCGCGCAGCCGGGCTCACTGACCCGCGTGTACTGCGTGGCCTCCGGTAAGGGCGGGGTCGGCAAGTCGAGCGTCACCGTCAACCTGGCCGCCGCGATGGCGCGCAAGGGCCTGTCCGTGGGCGTGGTGGACGCCGACATTTACGGTCACTCGATCCCCCGGATGCTGGGCGCGAGCGACAAGCCCACCAAGGTCGAGAAGATGATCATGCCGCCGCAGGCGCACGGCGTGAAGGTCATCTCCATCGGCATGTTCACGCCGGGCAACACTCCCGTGGTCTGGCGCGGCCCCATGCTCCACAGGGCCTTGCAGCAGTTCCTCGCCGACGTGTTCTGGGGTGACCTCGACATCCTGCTGCTGGACCTCCCGCCGGGGACGGGCGACATCGCCATCTCGGTGGCGCAGCTCATCCCCAACGCGGAGATCCTCGTCGTGACCACGCCGCAGCAGGCCGCCGCCGAGGTCGCCGAACGCGCGGGCGCCATCGCGCTGCAGACCCGTCAGCGCGTCGCCGGTGTCATCGAGAACATGTCCTGGTTCGAGACCCCGGACGGCACCCGCATGGAGATCTTCGGTTCGGGTGGCGGCAAGACCGTGGCGGAGTCGTTGTCCAAGTCCATCGGCGCCGAGGTCCCGTTGCTCGGTCAGGTGCCCCTCGACCCGAAGCTGCGCGAGCAGGGCGACGCGGGCACGCCTCTCGTCCTCGCCGACCCGGATGCTCCGGCGAGCCAAGTGCTCGCGGGCGCAGCGGAGAAGCTGTCCGTCCGGGCCAGGGGCCTGGCCGGAATGATGCTGAACGTCACCCCCGCGGGTCGCTGA
- a CDS encoding general stress protein — translation MIVTGPFSSGNQTPRLPRLPTPPSGWPIGSYATYEEAQRAVDYLADKEFQVQDVTIVGVDLMLVERVLGRLSWAKVLGTGAASGAWFGVFIGVLLSLFNPAQGFSYVPLLVGLVAGVVFGAASAAMGYAFTRGRRDFSSASQLVAGRYDVLCQPRTAEKGRDLLARLAMGSHG, via the coding sequence ATGATCGTGACCGGTCCCTTCTCGTCGGGTAACCAGACGCCGAGGTTGCCGCGTCTTCCCACGCCGCCGTCCGGTTGGCCGATCGGCTCGTACGCCACCTACGAGGAGGCGCAGCGCGCCGTTGACTACCTCGCGGACAAGGAATTCCAAGTTCAGGACGTCACCATCGTGGGGGTCGACCTGATGCTCGTGGAGCGCGTGCTCGGTCGGCTGTCGTGGGCGAAGGTGTTGGGCACCGGTGCGGCGTCGGGCGCGTGGTTCGGTGTGTTCATCGGCGTGCTGCTGAGCTTGTTCAACCCCGCCCAAGGGTTTTCGTACGTGCCGTTGTTGGTAGGCCTGGTCGCCGGTGTGGTGTTCGGCGCGGCCTCGGCCGCCATGGGCTATGCCTTCACTCGCGGTAGGCGTGACTTCTCGTCGGCGAGTCAGCTCGTGGCGGGGAGGTACGACGTGCTCTGCCAGCCCCGAACTGCCGAGAAAGGTCGCGATCTGCTTGCACGTCTCGCCATGGGGTCACACGGCTGA
- the tatB gene encoding Sec-independent protein translocase protein TatB, which produces MFDNIGWGEILVLIVAGLFILGPERLPEAAAWLGRTVRKIRDFATGARQQLREEVGTDFEEFRKPIEDLRSLRNFDPKYAVRQHLFDGDPDPLGLNNINGTGPTNGTGTSPTGGQPPRPQQEEPLRPGEKPPVDPDAT; this is translated from the coding sequence GTGTTCGACAACATTGGCTGGGGGGAGATCCTGGTTCTGATCGTCGCCGGCCTCTTCATCCTCGGCCCCGAGCGGTTGCCCGAAGCCGCCGCCTGGCTCGGACGAACCGTACGCAAGATCAGGGACTTCGCCACGGGTGCCCGCCAGCAGCTGCGCGAGGAGGTGGGCACCGACTTCGAGGAGTTCCGCAAGCCCATCGAGGACCTGCGGAGCCTTCGGAACTTCGATCCGAAGTACGCCGTGCGGCAGCACCTGTTCGACGGTGACCCCGACCCGCTGGGCCTCAACAACATCAACGGCACCGGGCCGACGAACGGCACCGGCACGTCCCCCACGGGCGGGCAGCCGCCCCGGCCTCAGCAGGAGGAACCGCTTCGGCCGGGGGAGAAACCGCCGGTGGACCCGGACGCCACCTGA
- a CDS encoding MFS transporter, giving the protein MNVTARESAVSVGSGRRVTVSVAAAGICSFSLLYAPQPLLPQLAAEFGLDPGAASLAVSAGTGGLAAAVLPIAVVSELVGKRPVIVASVLASAVLGLLLPFAPSYEVLLVLRVLQGVAIAGFPGVAAAYLAELLGPAGVAGAVGAMIAGNTVGGMLGRLTAGGVTEWLGWHGALAVVGGVGLLCAVLTVASLPRPPRRERARPSAARLRTVLSGFASGLRKPVLWAQYGVALLAMGAFVALYNAAGFRLTGEPLNLSPAIASLVFLCYAMGSVSSATAGRLVSRFGRMRCLLTALALTAVGAVATVADSLVVVIVGYVVFTGGFFAAHAVANAWAAAEAPPRARASASGLYTLAYYLGSSVGGTVGSVVFGLAGWGWLVVAVVVWLGCAAAGVTLLARPREVT; this is encoded by the coding sequence CGTCACCGCGCGGGAATCGGCCGTCTCGGTCGGCAGTGGTCGCCGTGTCACCGTCTCGGTGGCGGCGGCCGGGATCTGTTCGTTCTCCCTGCTGTACGCGCCGCAACCGCTGCTTCCGCAGTTGGCGGCCGAGTTCGGTCTCGACCCCGGTGCCGCCTCGCTCGCCGTGTCGGCGGGCACGGGCGGTCTCGCGGCGGCCGTGCTGCCCATCGCCGTCGTGTCCGAACTCGTCGGCAAGCGGCCGGTGATCGTCGCCTCCGTGCTGGCCTCGGCCGTGCTGGGGCTGCTGCTGCCGTTCGCTCCTTCCTACGAGGTCCTGCTCGTGCTTCGCGTGCTCCAGGGCGTCGCGATCGCGGGCTTTCCCGGTGTGGCCGCCGCCTACCTCGCCGAGCTGCTCGGGCCCGCGGGCGTGGCCGGGGCGGTCGGCGCGATGATCGCCGGGAACACGGTCGGCGGGATGCTCGGCCGACTCACGGCCGGAGGGGTCACCGAGTGGTTGGGGTGGCACGGTGCTCTCGCCGTCGTGGGAGGCGTGGGGCTGCTGTGCGCGGTGCTCACCGTCGCCTCGCTGCCTCGACCGCCGCGTCGAGAGCGGGCCCGGCCCTCCGCCGCGCGCCTACGTACGGTGCTGTCGGGCTTCGCGTCGGGGCTGCGCAAACCCGTCCTGTGGGCGCAGTACGGCGTGGCGCTGCTGGCGATGGGGGCGTTCGTGGCGTTGTACAACGCGGCGGGCTTCCGGCTCACCGGCGAGCCGCTCAACCTCAGCCCGGCGATCGCCTCGCTCGTCTTCCTGTGCTACGCGATGGGCTCGGTGTCCTCGGCCACGGCGGGTCGGCTCGTGTCCCGGTTCGGCAGGATGCGCTGCTTGCTCACCGCGCTCGCCCTGACGGCCGTCGGTGCGGTGGCCACGGTGGCGGACTCCCTCGTCGTCGTGATCGTGGGATACGTGGTGTTCACGGGGGGTTTCTTCGCGGCGCACGCCGTCGCCAACGCCTGGGCCGCCGCCGAGGCGCCCCCTCGGGCGCGGGCTTCGGCCTCCGGCCTCTACACGCTGGCGTACTACCTGGGCAGCAGCGTCGGCGGCACGGTCGGCAGCGTCGTCTTCGGGCTGGCCGGATGGGGCTGGCTCGTGGTTGCGGTCGTGGTGTGGCTCGGTTGCGCGGCCGCGGGGGTGACGCTGTTGGCGCGGCCTCGCGAGGTGACCTGA
- a CDS encoding ABC transporter substrate-binding protein, translating into MVEVAARRRLRRSPVRVAAMLGVTAVTGALLTACGSSDGMQINVYYAPEDNFQKVVDDCNRQAGGRYEIVYNKLPRDADGQREQMVRRLAAGDTSMDVLGLDVTWVPEFAEAGWIEEWTGENKAEAEQDVLPGPLETAMWDGRLYAAPKNTNVQLLWYDDRITPEPPRTWEEMMEMSRQLREQGKPHQILFTGAQYEGLVVVYNSIAESAGGRILSEDGNSVVIDSGAVRGLEILKEVSSTGLTDPSLTNQQEDQVRLTFQQGRGAFQLNWPFVYASYAAEKPDELEHFKWAPYPGVGEPGTGRSTIGGYNLAVSSSSEHKEEAFEAALCLRSPEHQKFSALMDGVPPTVESVYNDPTPLDPSQPADAESNPTMEQKYPMKDTIRDQLKNAAVRPLTPAYQNLSIVMAKILSPPSAIDPQATAQRLRDQLDEALSSKGVIP; encoded by the coding sequence ATGGTGGAGGTCGCTGCGCGGCGGCGGCTCCGGCGTTCACCCGTTCGAGTAGCGGCGATGCTCGGTGTCACTGCGGTGACGGGGGCGCTGCTGACCGCGTGCGGGTCGAGCGATGGCATGCAGATCAACGTCTACTACGCCCCGGAAGACAACTTCCAGAAGGTGGTGGACGACTGCAACAGGCAGGCGGGCGGTCGCTACGAGATCGTCTACAACAAGCTGCCCCGTGACGCCGATGGCCAGCGCGAGCAGATGGTCCGCAGGCTCGCTGCCGGTGACACCTCGATGGACGTTCTGGGCCTGGACGTCACGTGGGTGCCCGAGTTCGCGGAGGCGGGCTGGATCGAGGAGTGGACCGGCGAGAACAAGGCCGAGGCCGAGCAGGACGTGCTCCCCGGCCCGCTGGAGACGGCCATGTGGGACGGCCGGTTGTACGCCGCTCCGAAGAACACGAACGTCCAGCTGCTCTGGTACGACGACCGCATCACCCCCGAGCCTCCGCGCACGTGGGAAGAGATGATGGAGATGTCGCGGCAGCTCCGTGAGCAGGGCAAGCCGCACCAGATCCTCTTCACCGGTGCGCAGTACGAAGGCCTCGTCGTGGTCTACAACTCGATCGCCGAGTCGGCGGGCGGGCGCATCCTGTCCGAGGACGGCAATTCGGTGGTGATCGACTCCGGTGCCGTGCGCGGGCTGGAGATCCTGAAGGAGGTCAGCTCGACCGGGCTCACCGACCCGTCGCTGACCAACCAGCAGGAGGACCAGGTACGGCTGACGTTCCAGCAGGGGCGCGGTGCGTTCCAGCTCAACTGGCCGTTCGTCTACGCGTCCTACGCCGCCGAGAAGCCGGACGAGTTGGAGCACTTCAAGTGGGCGCCCTACCCCGGTGTCGGTGAGCCCGGCACCGGACGCAGCACCATCGGTGGTTACAACCTCGCGGTGAGCTCGTCGTCGGAGCACAAGGAGGAGGCGTTCGAGGCGGCGCTGTGCCTGCGCAGCCCCGAGCACCAGAAGTTCTCCGCGCTCATGGACGGTGTGCCGCCCACGGTCGAGTCGGTTTACAACGACCCGACGCCGCTCGATCCGTCGCAGCCCGCCGACGCCGAGTCGAACCCGACCATGGAACAGAAGTACCCGATGAAGGACACCATTCGGGATCAGCTCAAGAACGCGGCGGTGCGTCCGTTGACCCCGGCGTACCAGAACCTGTCCATCGTCATGGCGAAGATCCTGTCGCCGCCGTCGGCGATCGACCCGCAGGCGACCGCGCAGCGGTTGCGCGACCAGCTCGACGAGGCGCTCAGCTCGAAGGGCGTGATCCCATGA
- the sigE gene encoding RNA polymerase sigma factor SigE, with the protein MEVPQLPNDSTQTAPVRVEDEVTWTPPTWDEVVRQHADRVYRLAYRLTGNAHDAEDLTQETFIRVFRSLASYKPGTFEGWLHRITTNLFLDMARRRARVRMEGLPEDTDRIVGDDPSPEQVYSDTHLDPDLQAALDELPPEFRAAVVLCDVEGLSYEEIGATLGVKLGTVRSRIHRGRQALKSSLERRRALKQEATV; encoded by the coding sequence ATGGAGGTGCCTCAGCTGCCAAACGACAGCACGCAGACCGCTCCGGTTCGGGTCGAGGACGAGGTCACGTGGACGCCGCCGACCTGGGACGAGGTCGTCCGGCAACACGCCGACCGGGTCTACCGGCTCGCCTACCGGCTGACGGGTAACGCCCACGACGCGGAGGATCTCACCCAGGAGACGTTCATCCGGGTGTTTCGCTCGCTTGCGTCCTACAAGCCGGGAACGTTCGAGGGTTGGCTGCATCGCATCACGACCAACCTGTTCCTCGACATGGCCCGGCGGCGCGCCCGCGTCCGCATGGAGGGTCTGCCGGAGGACACCGATCGGATCGTCGGGGACGATCCCAGCCCCGAGCAGGTGTACTCGGACACCCACCTCGACCCCGACCTGCAGGCGGCACTCGACGAACTCCCGCCGGAGTTCCGGGCCGCCGTGGTGCTCTGTGACGTGGAAGGTCTGTCCTACGAGGAGATCGGTGCGACGCTTGGCGTTAAGCTCGGCACCGTCCGCAGCCGGATCCACCGTGGCCGGCAGGCACTGAAGTCTTCCCTAGAGCGTCGTCGCGCGCTCAAACAGGAGGCAACGGTATGA
- a CDS encoding carbohydrate ABC transporter permease — MSDTAATSATRTASARRVETEAKRGKAPMSEGKRAERRLGLLLVAPAAIVMLAVTGYPIIYSVWLSLQRYDLRFPDEREFVWFDNYAAVLTNSYWWTAFGVTMLITVVSVAIEFVLGMALALVMHRTLVGRGLVRTVALIPYGIVTVVAAFSWFYAWTPETGYLANALAPDGAPLTEQWSSLGIIILAEVWKTTPFMALLLMAGLALVPDDLMKAASMDGANAWQRFTKVMLPVMKPAILVALLFRTLDAFRVFDNIFVLTSGANDTSSVSMQTYNNLMKGLNLGIGSTMAVLIFIAVAIIAFIFIKVFGTAAPGSDQEGRR; from the coding sequence ATGAGTGACACGGCCGCAACCTCGGCGACCCGGACCGCGTCCGCGCGGCGTGTCGAGACGGAGGCGAAGCGGGGCAAGGCCCCGATGAGCGAGGGCAAGCGGGCCGAGCGCAGGCTCGGGCTGTTGCTGGTGGCTCCCGCTGCGATCGTGATGCTGGCCGTCACCGGCTACCCGATCATCTACTCGGTGTGGCTGTCGCTGCAGCGTTACGACCTGCGGTTCCCCGACGAGCGCGAGTTCGTCTGGTTCGACAACTACGCCGCCGTGCTCACCAACTCGTACTGGTGGACGGCGTTCGGCGTCACCATGCTCATCACGGTGGTGTCGGTGGCCATCGAGTTCGTGCTCGGCATGGCACTGGCCCTCGTCATGCACCGGACGTTGGTGGGTCGGGGACTCGTGCGCACGGTGGCGTTGATCCCGTACGGCATCGTCACGGTCGTGGCGGCGTTCTCGTGGTTCTACGCCTGGACGCCCGAGACGGGGTACCTCGCCAACGCGCTCGCGCCCGACGGCGCACCGTTGACCGAGCAGTGGTCGTCGCTCGGCATCATCATCCTGGCCGAGGTGTGGAAGACCACGCCGTTTATGGCGTTGCTGCTCATGGCGGGTCTGGCGCTCGTGCCGGACGACCTGATGAAGGCGGCGTCGATGGACGGCGCGAACGCCTGGCAGCGGTTCACCAAGGTGATGCTGCCGGTGATGAAGCCCGCCATCCTCGTGGCTCTGCTGTTCCGCACCCTCGACGCGTTCCGGGTGTTCGACAACATCTTCGTGCTGACGAGCGGCGCCAACGACACCTCGTCGGTGTCGATGCAGACCTACAACAACCTGATGAAGGGGCTGAATCTCGGCATCGGCTCCACGATGGCCGTGCTGATCTTCATCGCGGTGGCGATCATCGCGTTCATCTTCATCAAGGTGTTCGGTACGGCGGCGCCGGGCAGTGACCAGGAGGGAAGGCGCTGA
- a CDS encoding slipin family protein, which yields MATLLVVCVVLGIVLVVLAASSIRVIRQYERGLIFRFGRVARAPKEPGLALIVPVVDRMHKVNMQVVTLPVPAQDGITRDNVTVRVDAVVYFRVIDPVQAIVGVENYRFAMLQVAQASLRRTIGESNLDDLLSHRERLNEGLELMIDSPAATWGIHIDRVEIKDVALPEFMKRAMSRQAEAERERRGRVIAAEGELQASEKLSQAAATMAATPAALQLRLLETVVEVAAEKNSTLVLPFPVELLRFLDEAAKRDAATREGGAGEPVAPAPRREPVANPEPGFAPR from the coding sequence ATGGCAACGTTGCTGGTCGTCTGCGTCGTCCTCGGCATCGTGTTGGTCGTGCTGGCGGCCTCGTCGATACGGGTGATCAGGCAGTACGAGCGCGGCCTGATCTTCCGGTTCGGTCGGGTGGCCAGGGCGCCGAAGGAGCCGGGGCTGGCCCTGATCGTTCCGGTGGTCGATCGCATGCACAAGGTGAACATGCAGGTCGTGACGCTGCCGGTGCCCGCGCAGGACGGCATCACGCGCGACAACGTCACCGTGCGCGTGGACGCGGTGGTGTACTTCCGGGTGATCGATCCGGTGCAGGCGATCGTCGGCGTGGAGAACTATCGGTTCGCCATGTTGCAGGTGGCGCAGGCGAGCCTGCGGCGCACGATCGGGGAAAGCAATCTCGACGACCTGCTATCGCATCGGGAGCGGCTCAACGAGGGGCTCGAATTGATGATCGACAGCCCGGCCGCGACATGGGGCATCCACATCGATCGGGTGGAGATCAAGGACGTGGCGCTGCCGGAGTTCATGAAGCGGGCCATGTCGCGGCAGGCCGAGGCCGAACGCGAGCGCCGGGGTCGTGTGATCGCGGCCGAAGGTGAGTTGCAGGCGTCGGAGAAGTTGTCCCAGGCGGCGGCGACGATGGCGGCCACGCCCGCGGCGTTGCAGTTGCGGTTGTTGGAGACCGTGGTCGAGGTGGCGGCCGAGAAGAACTCGACTCTGGTGCTGCCGTTTCCCGTGGAGCTGTTGCGCTTCCTCGACGAGGCGGCGAAGCGGGACGCGGCGACGCGCGAGGGAGGTGCCGGGGAGCCGGTCGCTCCCGCGCCTCGCCGGGAGCCGGTCGCGAACCCCGAACCCGGCTTCGCGCCCCGGTGA
- a CDS encoding O-methyltransferase, which yields MNSETHITGWVDLGEFIEAYLPEDEVLATARLRAEQLGCPPVSCATGSTLSFLAASVQARAVVEIGTGAGVSGLYLLRGMAPDGVLTSIDIEPEFHRSARRSFLDAGYPPGRTRLIMGRALDVLSRLTTGGYDLVFADAARVEYPGYFDLGVQLLRPGGVIAFHNVLAAGRIADPTRREPELLALRDVARAIREDTRLIPTLLPMGNGLLVAAMTTTA from the coding sequence GTGAACTCCGAGACGCACATCACCGGTTGGGTTGATCTCGGCGAATTCATCGAGGCGTACCTCCCCGAGGACGAGGTCCTCGCCACGGCACGCCTCCGGGCGGAACAGCTCGGCTGCCCACCGGTGTCGTGCGCCACGGGATCGACCCTCAGCTTCCTCGCCGCGTCGGTCCAGGCCAGAGCGGTGGTCGAGATCGGGACCGGCGCGGGCGTCAGTGGTCTCTACCTGCTGCGGGGAATGGCTCCCGACGGCGTGTTGACCTCGATCGACATCGAGCCGGAGTTTCACCGCAGTGCCCGGCGCTCGTTCCTCGACGCCGGATATCCCCCCGGACGCACCCGTCTGATCATGGGGCGCGCGCTGGACGTGCTCTCTCGCCTCACCACCGGGGGCTACGACCTGGTGTTCGCCGACGCGGCACGCGTGGAGTACCCCGGCTACTTCGACCTCGGGGTGCAACTGCTGAGACCTGGGGGTGTGATCGCGTTCCACAACGTGCTGGCGGCGGGCCGGATCGCCGACCCCACCCGACGGGAGCCCGAGCTGCTGGCCCTGCGCGACGTGGCTCGCGCCATCCGGGAGGACACCCGACTGATCCCCACCCTGCTGCCGATGGGCAACGGCCTGCTGGTGGCCGCGATGACCACGACTGCCTGA
- a CDS encoding anti-sigma factor family protein gives MTVGRGWRMGESHLPPDAVVAFVDQELSLGAQERAAAHLAHCPRCAAEVATQRSVSAAVRQARTPTISAGFLASLREIPHTVDLPSPPDHLAVGADGQVMAVQRPNQVAGLRDGLPPGALGTSAPLGTSPNVLGNGPRLGLIRRRATQGAGVVVSGLVLSALALVATTATGDGGSVEADPESATPRTGVLPAAKMGAHGPTYAPEDVQSTSTTVGASTTSTTTTTAHPGTPTSTSETVTPTTTGVVVAPASAPR, from the coding sequence ATGACGGTTGGCAGGGGATGGCGGATGGGCGAGTCGCATCTTCCTCCCGACGCCGTGGTGGCGTTCGTGGACCAGGAGCTCTCGTTGGGAGCTCAGGAACGCGCCGCGGCGCACCTCGCTCACTGCCCCCGCTGTGCCGCCGAGGTCGCCACGCAGCGCTCCGTCAGCGCGGCGGTGCGACAGGCGCGTACCCCCACCATCTCGGCGGGTTTCCTCGCGAGCTTGCGGGAGATACCGCACACCGTCGATCTCCCGTCGCCGCCCGACCACCTCGCCGTGGGCGCCGACGGGCAGGTGATGGCCGTTCAACGTCCCAATCAGGTCGCCGGGCTGCGCGACGGCCTCCCGCCGGGTGCGCTCGGCACGTCGGCGCCTCTCGGGACGTCACCCAACGTGCTCGGCAACGGTCCCCGGCTGGGCTTGATCCGAAGGCGAGCCACCCAGGGAGCCGGCGTCGTGGTCTCGGGTCTGGTCCTCAGCGCGCTCGCGCTGGTCGCCACCACCGCCACGGGCGACGGCGGCTCGGTCGAGGCCGATCCCGAATCCGCCACTCCCCGTACCGGTGTACTGCCCGCGGCGAAGATGGGCGCTCACGGTCCCACGTACGCCCCCGAGGACGTGCAGAGCACCTCGACGACCGTGGGAGCCTCCACCACGAGCACGACGACCACGACAGCGCACCCCGGTACGCCGACGTCCACGTCGGAGACCGTCACGCCGACCACCACGGGAGTCGTGGTCGCGCCGGCGAGTGCCCCACGCTGA
- a CDS encoding S1C family serine protease, with the protein MSEPATPKQEESGSREHRLRPRPIVRPPVDPALAAMFGRPRGVEGSFDLLHSPDTGGSRQPTRSTPPPPPLAEAFGRQPGEEGVVLQRPADERPDERGDGLDGTADPLWASEDDPWRDPGSPAVLGQPALREDDRADDEATRPTGPLLSLPEVLFGRRVKPTALALLSVIALLIGAAGGVVGWAIATAGDTLTGELNIAEAEAAKERPAGSVAAIAQKVSPAVVSIEVEVGQSGGVGSGVVIDREGYILTNHHVVSQAVRADEAKLTVVFTDGTRVQGAIVGTDPRTDLAVLKVRVENPVVIQIGDSDSLAPGDRVMAIGSPFGLENTVTEGIVSALNRPVTAPGENGDPPVTYDAIQTDAAINPGNSGGALVDSTGALVGINSMIRTAGSTGEGGSIGLGFAIPVNQAIKISEALVRDGTVKHASLGVNAASVAANTSQGAQVRDVVPNGPAAKAGIAEGDVIVKVGDRRIRNAAELTVAVREHDIGQSVPVQVVRDGRQFTVDVTLGSD; encoded by the coding sequence ATGAGCGAACCAGCCACGCCGAAACAGGAGGAGTCCGGGTCTCGGGAGCATCGGCTCCGCCCGCGCCCCATCGTGCGCCCGCCGGTGGACCCGGCGCTGGCCGCGATGTTCGGCAGGCCCCGAGGCGTGGAGGGATCGTTCGACCTGCTGCATTCCCCCGACACGGGGGGAAGCCGACAGCCGACCCGGTCGACACCGCCCCCACCGCCACTGGCCGAGGCGTTCGGGCGCCAGCCGGGCGAGGAGGGCGTGGTGTTGCAACGCCCCGCCGACGAACGACCGGACGAGCGGGGTGACGGTCTCGACGGCACCGCCGACCCCCTGTGGGCGAGCGAGGACGACCCGTGGCGCGATCCGGGATCGCCCGCCGTCCTGGGACAGCCCGCCCTGCGTGAGGACGACCGTGCCGACGACGAGGCGACCCGTCCCACGGGCCCGCTGCTCAGCCTCCCCGAGGTGTTGTTCGGCCGCCGTGTCAAGCCGACGGCGCTGGCACTGCTCAGCGTCATCGCGCTGCTGATCGGAGCCGCGGGCGGTGTGGTCGGCTGGGCCATCGCGACGGCCGGTGACACCCTGACCGGGGAGCTGAACATCGCCGAGGCCGAGGCGGCCAAGGAACGTCCCGCGGGTTCCGTCGCCGCGATCGCGCAAAAGGTGTCCCCGGCCGTGGTGTCCATCGAGGTCGAGGTCGGCCAGTCCGGAGGTGTGGGCTCCGGCGTCGTGATCGACCGAGAGGGCTACATCCTCACCAACCACCACGTGGTGTCGCAGGCCGTCCGCGCCGACGAGGCGAAGCTCACGGTGGTCTTCACCGACGGCACCAGGGTCCAGGGCGCGATCGTGGGAACCGACCCGAGGACCGACCTCGCGGTGTTGAAGGTCAGGGTGGAGAACCCGGTCGTGATCCAGATCGGGGATTCCGACTCGCTCGCGCCCGGCGACAGGGTGATGGCCATCGGTTCTCCGTTCGGCCTGGAGAACACGGTCACCGAAGGCATCGTGAGCGCGTTGAACCGGCCGGTGACCGCGCCCGGTGAGAACGGGGACCCGCCGGTCACCTACGACGCCATCCAGACGGACGCGGCGATCAACCCCGGCAATTCGGGCGGGGCGCTCGTCGACTCCACCGGGGCGCTCGTGGGCATCAACTCGATGATTCGCACCGCGGGCAGCACGGGGGAGGGCGGCAGCATCGGTCTCGGCTTCGCGATCCCGGTCAACCAGGCCATCAAGATCAGTGAGGCGCTCGTGCGCGACGGCACCGTCAAGCACGCCTCGCTCGGAGTCAACGCCGCGTCCGTGGCGGCCAACACGTCGCAGGGAGCCCAGGTACGCGACGTGGTTCCCAACGGTCCCGCCGCCAAGGCGGGGATCGCCGAAGGGGACGTGATCGTGAAGGTCGGCGATCGCCGGATCCGCAATGCCGCCGAGCTCACCGTGGCCGTGCGCGAGCACGACATCGGGCAGTCCGTGCCTGTTCAGGTGGTACGAGACGGCCGTCAGTTCACCGTCGACGTAACCCTCGGTTCCGACTGA